From the genome of Impatiens glandulifera chromosome 9, dImpGla2.1, whole genome shotgun sequence, one region includes:
- the LOC124915850 gene encoding agamous-like MADS-box protein AGL62 — translation MVKTNKGRQRITKAKMKNESNLKVTFCKRKSGLFKKFSELITLCGAEVFLLVFSPTNRVFSYSHPSVEEIVGRLFGSSSPTGLSCETQQMIESYRSSNIRELNANVMQVEEFMEVEEQHAK, via the coding sequence ATGGTCAAAACAAACAAAGGGCGTCAAAGAATCACCAAGGCCAAAATGAAGAACGAGAGTAATCTTAAGGTTACATTCTGCAAAAGAAAAAGTGGGCTTTTCAAGAAATTCAGCGAGCTTATCACACTATGTGGGGCTGAAGTTTTTCTTCTAGTATTTTCACCAACAAACAGAGTGTTCTCCTACAGTCATCCTAGTGTAGAAGAAATAGTTGGGCGATTATTTGGTTCATCCTCTCCGACGGGGCTTTCCTGTGAAACTCAACAAATGATTGAATCTTATCGGTCATCAAACATTAGGGAACTAAATGCTAATGTGATGCAGGTTGAGGAATTTATGGAGGTTGAGGAGCAGCATGCGAAGTAG
- the LOC124915851 gene encoding agamous-like MADS-box protein AGL62 has product MAKMKNESNLKVTFCKRKSGLFKKFSELITLCGAEVLLLVFSPTNRVFSYGHPSVEEIVGRLFGSSSPTGLSCETQQMIESYRSSNIRELNASVMQVEELMEVEEQHAKQINHDKKIGQNQRWWERSNKEMSYQQLEHLKMSLLNLNAIVTQKMLEFSNP; this is encoded by the coding sequence ATGGCCAAAATGAAGAACGAGAGTAATCTTAAGGTGACATTCTGCAAAAGAAAAAGTGGGCTTTTCAAGAAATTCAGCGAGCTTATCACACTATGTGGGGCTGAAGTTTTACTTCTAGTATTTTCACCAACAAACAGAGTGTTCTCCTACGGTCATCCCAGTGTAGAAGAAATAGTTGGGCGATTATTTGGTTCATCCTCTCCGACGGGGCTTTCCTGTGAAACTCAACAAATGATTGAATCTTATCGGTCATCAAACATTAGGGAACTAAATGCTAGTGTAATGCAGGTTGAGGAATTGATGGAGGTTGAGGAGCAGCATGCGAAGCAGATAAATCACGACAAGAAAATTGGGCAGAATCAAAGATGGTGGGAGAGATCGAATAAAGAGATGAGTTATCAACAACTTGAACATCTCAAGATGTCTCTATTGAATTTAAATGCCATTGTGACCCAAAAGATGTTGGAGTTTTCTAACCCGTAA